The following are from one region of the Lytechinus variegatus isolate NC3 chromosome 4, Lvar_3.0, whole genome shotgun sequence genome:
- the LOC121413624 gene encoding juvenile hormone acid O-methyltransferase-like, with protein sequence MNTDTVELARVYDLISSVYLQNRFRDEALKWIDFDENDDMLDVGCGPGRLCKMLSPLVKSVTGLDISHGLVKFARIENSGPNIRFFQEDAQTFGSHLNNWRERFNKILSMLALHWCFDKKSVLKNIYQCLKPGGTFLLGFGTQCQLYSEWSSYGETCDVWIRQHTKWGRYLQNYDFETFATRSTESFLDLMRSVGFILKHSEVKQSPWVEWKECDIKKQIRCLFYPIKYIPVEHQEEFVDDVYKWLFDITPKRSGNVFQSELGRAEIMTILATKE encoded by the exons ATGAATACTGACACAGTAGAACTAGCGCGGGTTTATGATTTAATAAGTTCCGTTTATTTGCAGAACCGATTTCGTGATGAAGCTCTGAAATGGATCGATTTCGATGAAAACGACGACATGCTCGATGTCGGATGTGGTCCAGGAAGGTTGTGTAAAATGTTGTCTCCTCTCGTAAAGTCGGTTACTG gcTTGGATATCTCTCACGGATTGGTAAAATTCGCTAGAATTGAAAACTCAGGGCCAAATATACGATTCTTTCAAGAAGACGCTCAGACGTTTGGTTCTCATCTCAACAACTGGCGGGAAAGGTTCAACAAAATTCTGAGCATGTTAGCTCTGCATTGGTGCTTTGACAAGAAGAGTGTCTTGAAGAATATCTACCAGTGTCTTAAACCAGGAGGTACATTCCTCCTTG gtttcGGTACACAGTGCCAACTCTATTCGGAGTGGAGTTCCTACGGTGAAACTTGTGATGTGTGGATTCGGCAACATACAAAATGGGGGCGATATCTACAG AATTACGACTTCGAGACCTTTGCAACAAGAAGTACGGAGAGCTTTCTAGACCTTATGAGATCAGTTGGTTTCATCCTTAAACATTCAGAGGTGAAACAATCCCCTTGGGTTGAATGGAAGGAATGTGACATCAAAA AACAAATACGTTGCTTGTTTTACCCGATAAAGTACATCCCTGTGGAACACCAAGAAGAATTCGTCGATGACGTCTACAAGTGGTTGTTTGACATCACACCTAAGAGATCTGGTAATGTTTTCCAAAGTGAACTGGGAAGGGCTGAAATTATGACCATTTTGGCTACCAAAGAATGA
- the LOC121413623 gene encoding lambda-crystallin homolog: MENQKIGIVGSGLIGRSWAMIFASAGYNVTIFDIEPSQVSNALKLIKEQLEELTSSGMLRGTLSAEAQYALIKGSNSMEEALSGAPFVQECVFENLEVKQKVFSEMEQHVGDDTILSSSSSCIMPSKFTENLKRRNQCIISHPINPPYYAPLVEIIPAPWTDQSVIDRTRTIMEAIGQVPVTLKKEVPGFAVNRVQYAIIAEVWRLVEGGVLSADDVDKVMSAGLGLRYAFLGPLEVMQLNAEGMHSYMDRYTKGMHDVLGDFGPTPTFTGKGLEQIAKEMNAKIPLDKLEEHRKARDTKLAALAKLKKDLEREGK; encoded by the exons atggaaaatcagaaaattggCATCGTGGGAAG TGGATTGATAGGGCGGAGCTGGGCGATGATCTTTGCCAGTGCTGGATACAATGTCACAATATTTGATATAGAGCCCTCTCAG GTGAGCAATGCCCTGAAGTTGATCAAGGAACAGCTAGAGGAGTTGACTTCATCAGGGATGTTGAGAGGTACCCTGTCTGCCGAGGCCCAATATGCTCTCATTAAAGGAAGTAATAGCATGGAGGAAGCTTTATCAGGAGCACCATTTGTACAG GAATGTGTCTTTGAGAATCTTGAAGTCAAGCAGAAGGTGTTCAGTGAGATGGAGCAACATGTTGGGGATGACACCATATTGAGTAGCTCGTCATCTTGTATCATGCCGTCCAAATTCACAGAGAACCTTAAACGTCGCAATCAGTGTATCATCTCCCATCCT ATTAATCCACCATACTATGCACCCTTGGTAGAAATCATTCCTGCCCCCTGGACTGACCAGTCCGTGATTGATAGGACTAGGACCATCATGGAAGCCATTGGCCAAGTACCGGTCACTCTGAAGAAAGAGGTCCCAGGATTCGCTGTCAATAGGGTCCAGTATGCTATCATTGCTGAGGTGTGGAGGCTTGTTGAG GGGGGTGTGCTTTCAGCTGATGATGTGGATAAAGTAATGTCTGCTGGTCTAGGTTTAAGATATGCATTCCTTGGTCCATTAGAAGTCATGCAACTCAATGCAGAGG gcatgcACAGCTACATGGACAGATACACTAAGGGCATGCACGATGTTCTCGGTGACTTCGGCCCCACCCCAACTTTCACTGGGAAGGGCCTGGAACAAATCGCGAAGGAAATGAATGCCAAGATTCCACTGGATAAACTTGAAGAACATCGCAAAGCTAGAGATACCAAACTTGCCGCCCTTGCCAAGCTGAAGAAGGACTtggaaagagaaggaaaataa